The Stygiolobus azoricus genome window below encodes:
- a CDS encoding cytochrome ubiquinol oxidase subunit I — MDLFVFDRVLAAFTMAVHVLFTYWAITLPFFIVAAEYLGYKKNDPYYLAIAKRFSVVMAVLFAVGSAAGAAIAVEFITVWYKWMYIVNVADILPFSIEVLAFFSEVIFLSLYLYGWDRVSRTAHMILGLLIGVGSTASALLIILVNSWMNTPVGFNIVQFAQTGAITNIDPLGALWAPAANAEVPMGVAGAWFVGFGSLAGYFSFRKLFKKNLTHDEVEYYNRGLKLAIFLAAIDAIFLGWAGDNAGKTLYAIQPLKLATLEGLMQTARGAPLSVGPISIPGGLSLLVSWPPNPNALVLGYSSFVQSVQDPIWWLAHNAYDLHATLGILGAIVFWILALFTFYGNKLQSLKNAFKFLGLDAPLDKKVPLYATFLIGWLQLVAWESGWVAAEVGRQPFVIWGPMVATSSGLYTIEAGLLTSQAYNNNPDVLPIGIAIMTVLVIAVAGTLYILKRLFSGKEVAQDVASLTTSLTTFGSAVAQSPNISSLKTEISNDNGEKKVVK, encoded by the coding sequence ATGGATCTATTCGTTTTCGATAGAGTACTTGCAGCGTTTACTATGGCCGTACATGTGCTCTTTACATATTGGGCAATAACTCTCCCGTTTTTTATAGTAGCTGCAGAATACTTAGGATATAAGAAAAACGATCCCTACTATTTAGCAATAGCAAAAAGATTTTCAGTAGTTATGGCAGTACTTTTTGCAGTAGGTTCAGCAGCAGGTGCAGCAATAGCTGTAGAATTCATAACAGTTTGGTATAAATGGATGTATATAGTAAACGTGGCAGATATACTACCTTTTTCAATAGAAGTATTAGCGTTCTTCTCGGAAGTGATATTCCTTAGTTTATATCTATACGGCTGGGATAGGGTAAGCAGAACTGCACACATGATATTAGGGCTATTAATTGGTGTAGGATCGACAGCGTCCGCTCTTCTTATAATCCTAGTAAACTCTTGGATGAATACGCCAGTAGGATTTAATATAGTTCAATTTGCACAAACTGGTGCAATAACTAATATTGATCCATTAGGAGCATTATGGGCTCCAGCAGCAAATGCTGAAGTACCTATGGGAGTTGCAGGAGCATGGTTTGTAGGTTTCGGAAGTTTAGCTGGATACTTCTCATTCAGGAAATTATTTAAGAAGAATTTAACACACGACGAAGTAGAATACTATAATAGAGGATTAAAATTAGCGATATTCCTTGCAGCAATAGACGCAATATTCTTAGGTTGGGCAGGCGATAATGCAGGAAAGACACTTTATGCAATACAACCGTTAAAGCTAGCAACATTAGAAGGTTTAATGCAAACTGCTAGAGGAGCACCATTGTCTGTTGGTCCAATATCAATTCCAGGCGGTTTATCACTACTAGTTTCATGGCCTCCTAATCCTAATGCGTTAGTATTAGGATATTCTAGTTTCGTACAGAGTGTACAAGATCCAATATGGTGGTTAGCTCACAATGCATACGATCTTCATGCTACATTAGGTATATTAGGTGCTATAGTATTCTGGATCCTAGCATTGTTCACGTTCTACGGAAATAAATTACAGTCACTGAAAAATGCTTTCAAATTTTTAGGTTTAGATGCTCCATTAGATAAGAAAGTCCCATTATATGCTACATTCTTAATAGGATGGTTACAATTAGTAGCGTGGGAATCTGGTTGGGTAGCTGCTGAAGTAGGAAGACAACCATTCGTTATATGGGGACCTATGGTAGCAACATCTAGCGGACTATATACAATAGAAGCAGGATTGCTCACAAGTCAAGCATATAACAATAATCCAGACGTTTTACCTATAGGAATTGCTATAATGACCGTATTAGTTATAGCAGTTGCAGGAACATTATATATATTAAAAAGATTATTTAGTGGAAAAGAAGTAGCTCAAGACGTAGCATCATTAACTACTTCATTGACTACTTTTGGAAGTGCTGTTGCCCAGTCTCCTAACATTTCCTCATTAAAAACTGAAATTTCTAACGATAATGGTGAGAAAAAGGTGGTGAAGTAA
- a CDS encoding CBS domain-containing protein, which produces MLKTIMSQNIKTLNIDSTLKDAAELMVKSGIRRVAVSAAGNIIGVVSARTVVREALNNQNWTSKKIGDVTRPAISVDADTSNRTAAKLILKYGVGSLLIKGQGIVTERDLAKVIPRVIIPAIAVGTQGVITLNGDQTVWDATNAMV; this is translated from the coding sequence ATGTTAAAAACTATAATGTCTCAAAATATTAAAACACTAAATATAGACTCGACCCTTAAAGATGCAGCTGAATTAATGGTAAAATCTGGTATAAGGCGTGTAGCAGTAAGCGCTGCAGGGAATATAATAGGAGTAGTATCTGCAAGGACAGTAGTAAGGGAAGCATTAAATAATCAAAATTGGACATCAAAGAAAATAGGAGATGTAACAAGACCTGCGATCTCAGTAGATGCTGATACTTCGAATAGAACTGCAGCTAAGTTAATTTTAAAGTATGGAGTTGGTTCCTTATTAATAAAAGGGCAAGGAATAGTAACTGAAAGAGATCTTGCGAAAGTAATACCAAGAGTGATAATTCCTGCAATAGCTGTAGGCACACAAGGTGTTATTACACTCAATGGTGATCAAACAGTATGGGATGCAACAAATGCAATGGTATAG
- a CDS encoding CBS domain-containing protein yields MSHIPIVSGADIIGIVSLRDVLKAYYEGNSSSKLSDIASKNIVSEDLDATVGDVADLIATKNVGSVLLLEDNELKASSLRGIVTE; encoded by the coding sequence ATGTCTCATATTCCAATAGTTTCTGGAGCAGATATAATAGGTATAGTTTCATTAAGAGACGTGCTTAAGGCCTACTATGAAGGCAATTCTTCCTCTAAGTTATCAGATATAGCCTCAAAGAATATAGTATCTGAAGATTTAGATGCTACAGTAGGAGACGTAGCTGATTTAATAGCTACAAAAAATGTAGGCTCGGTTTTATTACTTGAGGATAATGAATTAAAAGCCTCATCATTGAGAGGAATAGTTACGGAGTAG
- a CDS encoding Lrp/AsnC family transcriptional regulator — protein sequence MERAHVLIKADPSKIRTLLTTLFAIPRVSNVAITYGPYDLLVSIDVEDIEQLGTFIVNSIASLPGVKDTLTLIEAELFLKNHFHL from the coding sequence ATGGAAAGAGCTCATGTTCTTATTAAGGCAGATCCTTCTAAGATAAGAACTTTGTTAACAACGCTTTTTGCAATACCCAGGGTATCTAATGTAGCAATAACCTATGGACCGTACGACTTGTTAGTGAGTATAGACGTGGAAGATATAGAACAGTTAGGGACTTTTATAGTAAATTCTATAGCTTCGTTGCCAGGAGTAAAGGATACTTTAACTCTCATAGAAGCAGAGCTTTTTTTAAAAAACCATTTTCATCTTTGA
- a CDS encoding MBL fold metallo-hydrolase, whose translation MKTIDNLKITILSDNFVSTLIPPLIGEWGFSALVEADDVKILYDVGNSGYPLVYNSEKLGIKLEDIDFIVLSHGHSDHTGGLSNNDVVTKLKGKMLIAHPSVFEKKVLNWYGKLEYIGMPLTRDEIEKKFNLILSSEPLEIADGVMFSGEIKRYGYEEYTSGLYTFSNSSLVKDSMKDDAALYINTKKGLVILTGCGHSGILNIIRHAKEVTNQNVYAAIGGFHLLSSPKEHVEKVADELTKNLQKIGPAHCSGNAIKSIISENKEKWLDAGVGKSISF comes from the coding sequence ATGAAGACTATAGACAATCTAAAAATAACGATTTTAAGTGATAATTTCGTTTCAACACTAATTCCTCCTCTAATTGGTGAATGGGGATTTTCTGCCCTTGTTGAAGCTGATGATGTAAAGATACTTTACGATGTAGGAAATTCAGGTTATCCATTAGTTTATAATTCAGAAAAATTGGGTATAAAATTGGAAGATATAGATTTCATAGTATTGAGTCATGGTCATAGTGACCATACTGGCGGGCTTTCAAACAACGATGTTGTGACAAAATTAAAGGGTAAAATGTTAATAGCGCACCCCTCAGTCTTTGAAAAGAAAGTTCTTAATTGGTATGGTAAATTGGAATATATCGGAATGCCATTAACTAGAGACGAGATTGAGAAGAAATTTAACCTAATACTATCGTCAGAACCCCTGGAAATTGCTGATGGAGTAATGTTTAGCGGAGAGATAAAGAGGTATGGATATGAAGAATATACTTCAGGTTTATATACATTCTCAAATTCCTCGTTAGTAAAAGACAGCATGAAGGACGATGCAGCACTTTATATTAATACCAAAAAAGGCCTAGTTATCTTAACCGGTTGTGGACATTCTGGAATTCTTAATATAATTAGGCATGCTAAAGAAGTTACAAATCAGAACGTTTATGCAGCAATAGGAGGATTTCATCTTCTTTCTTCTCCGAAGGAGCATGTAGAAAAAGTGGCAGATGAGTTAACTAAGAATTTACAGAAAATAGGTCCAGCTCATTGTAGTGGAAATGCGATAAAATCAATAATTTCAGAAAATAAAGAAAAATGGTTAGATGCCGGTGTAGGGAAATCTATATCATTCTGA
- a CDS encoding HoxN/HupN/NixA family nickel/cobalt transporter: MANANISVYRKCRVHVKGVLASFITLGVLAYLFGLRHAVDADHLAAIDNSTRKLVQESKSSLFTGLFFSLGHSTVVILLSVALMIATRVIESSIPQLENIGSIIGTLVSGFFLYIIGFLNLVVLFEIYKLFNEAKKGNMNENKLNDTLLKRGFMNRYFKNLFKIVNNQYYLYPIGFLFGLGFDTASETALLAISSGTAGVFTKIPLWTLLVFPLFFTAGMTLIDTTDGFFMNGAYRWAFMGNPMRKIWYNLTMTTISILVAYVVGSLELLGLIQSEFSLNGGFWNIISLINGNVWWENIGMIIIATFASVWILSITIYKVKIRKYEEKYKNKVNL, translated from the coding sequence ATGGCTAATGCAAATATCTCAGTTTACAGGAAATGTAGAGTTCACGTTAAGGGTGTTTTGGCAAGTTTTATAACGCTAGGTGTTTTGGCATATCTTTTTGGTCTCAGACATGCAGTAGATGCAGATCATTTAGCAGCAATAGATAATTCAACTAGGAAACTTGTTCAAGAAAGCAAATCGTCATTATTTACTGGACTATTTTTCTCTTTAGGACATTCAACAGTAGTTATTTTACTTTCAGTTGCATTAATGATTGCGACTCGAGTTATAGAATCTAGTATACCTCAGCTTGAGAATATAGGATCTATCATAGGAACGTTGGTAAGTGGATTCTTTTTGTATATCATAGGTTTTCTCAATTTGGTTGTATTATTTGAAATATACAAGTTATTCAATGAAGCTAAAAAAGGAAACATGAATGAAAACAAATTGAATGATACATTATTGAAAAGAGGTTTCATGAATAGATATTTCAAAAATTTATTTAAAATAGTAAATAATCAGTACTATCTTTATCCTATAGGATTCTTGTTTGGTCTTGGTTTCGATACTGCTTCAGAAACTGCTCTTTTAGCAATAAGTTCCGGAACTGCAGGAGTATTCACTAAAATACCATTATGGACATTACTTGTTTTTCCTCTATTTTTTACAGCCGGTATGACTCTCATAGACACTACAGATGGATTTTTCATGAATGGTGCATATAGATGGGCATTCATGGGCAATCCTATGAGAAAAATCTGGTATAACTTAACAATGACTACAATATCAATTTTAGTTGCGTATGTAGTAGGTAGCCTAGAACTTCTGGGGTTAATACAATCAGAGTTTAGCCTAAATGGAGGATTTTGGAATATAATATCGCTAATAAATGGAAATGTATGGTGGGAAAATATAGGAATGATAATTATAGCTACTTTTGCGTCAGTATGGATATTATCCATAACTATCTATAAGGTAAAAATAAGAAAATATGAAGAAAAATACAAAAATAAAGTAAATCTATGA
- a CDS encoding FmdE family protein has protein sequence MRPKIEQKRIHEIPEWAFEFHGHRCPAMPLGYLAGKYALK, from the coding sequence TTGCGACCTAAAATAGAACAGAAAAGAATCCATGAAATACCTGAATGGGCATTTGAATTTCATGGGCATAGATGTCCTGCAATGCCATTAGGTTATTTAGCAGGCAAATATGCCTTGAAATGA
- a CDS encoding glycosyltransferase, with translation MKDFVSVIITAYNRQKYLGYALNSVLNQTLDKDKFEIVVITNFEFNKPNYKNIIDIYDNQEYLGEKIYKGLHESKGDIICLLDDDDMYREDKLERVTSFFKTFYPIYYHNNFVTIDDKGNEIKIIEEYLKIPPYASFNLPEFTLAIENNRKTDIRNLLKLNVNFNSSSICVRREILENNAQYLRKIKAVIDSFIFYSSLLLEGNILLDPARLTYYRIHTLQTSSGNTKNIKEYKDSFSNLFKKAVEDFYIITEMLNGKINENILEIVNEELLRYKLLYKIFSGNNILIKTKFNIHLLNYYLLSLLPTFLGNLYIKDQYNRTKKVRSFQVKSSNIF, from the coding sequence ATGAAGGATTTTGTTTCAGTAATAATAACAGCCTATAATAGGCAAAAATATTTAGGCTATGCATTAAATTCAGTCCTAAATCAGACATTAGATAAGGATAAATTTGAAATAGTTGTAATCACAAATTTTGAATTTAATAAGCCAAATTATAAAAACATAATAGATATTTATGATAATCAGGAATATTTAGGAGAAAAAATCTACAAAGGCTTGCATGAGAGTAAGGGAGATATTATTTGTCTTCTAGACGATGACGATATGTATAGAGAAGATAAGTTAGAAAGAGTAACTTCCTTTTTCAAAACATTTTATCCAATATATTATCATAACAACTTTGTTACTATTGATGATAAAGGTAATGAAATAAAAATCATTGAAGAGTATCTTAAGATTCCTCCATATGCATCGTTTAATTTGCCGGAGTTTACATTAGCTATTGAAAACAATCGTAAAACTGACATTAGAAATCTTCTTAAATTAAATGTTAATTTTAATTCAAGTTCAATATGTGTAAGGAGGGAAATACTTGAAAATAATGCTCAATATCTTAGAAAAATAAAGGCAGTTATCGATTCTTTCATCTTTTATTCTTCCTTATTATTAGAAGGAAATATTTTGCTTGATCCTGCAAGATTAACTTACTATAGAATTCATACTCTTCAAACAAGCTCAGGAAATACTAAAAATATAAAAGAATATAAAGATTCATTTTCTAATCTTTTTAAGAAGGCTGTAGAAGATTTTTATATTATCACGGAAATGTTAAATGGCAAAATAAACGAAAATATTCTTGAAATAGTAAATGAAGAACTATTAAGATATAAATTACTTTATAAGATATTTTCAGGAAATAATATTTTAATAAAAACTAAATTTAACATACATCTTCTTAACTATTATCTGCTTTCATTACTTCCAACTTTTCTAGGAAACTTGTATATAAAAGATCAATATAATAGAACGAAAAAAGTTAGATCATTCCAAGTTAAGAGTTCTAATATATTCTAA
- a CDS encoding TrmO family methyltransferase domain-containing protein: MSFVWSTIELKPIGNIEHNISDELIAKTFKKFMTKVVVYSEYKDELKGLDEFSHIVLISYLPRAKSESLQIKPLKPKIKANNLKIETNIPIVGIFSTCAPYRPNPKAYL, translated from the coding sequence TTGTCGTTCGTTTGGTCAACAATTGAGTTAAAACCTATAGGCAATATTGAACATAATATTTCCGACGAGTTAATTGCAAAAACTTTCAAAAAATTTATGACCAAAGTAGTAGTTTATAGTGAATATAAGGATGAGTTAAAGGGTTTAGATGAATTCAGTCATATAGTTTTAATATCTTATTTACCTAGAGCTAAAAGCGAATCGTTACAAATTAAACCACTTAAACCTAAAATAAAAGCTAATAATTTGAAAATTGAAACTAATATTCCAATAGTAGGTATTTTTAGTACGTGTGCTCCATATAGGCCTAACCCTAAGGCTTATCTGTAG
- a CDS encoding SufD family Fe-S cluster assembly protein, with the protein MAALHSAIWSGGVFVYVPKGVRFQTPIDGGVEVYVKDHASVKYVTIQNWSKNVINLSNKRGITGENANLEWVEGSVGSKHTFSYPSTILDGENSSSTSLLLTIAGEEGDWKEGESKIIHKAPYTKTRIVSKSVSFNGGNVSYRELVKVNKGALNSKAYVKCDSLILDDKSKAYTFPQNQVLEESAEVTHEAFTTKMSLDQLFYLENRGFKEKEGISFLVLGFMDEITKELPFQ; encoded by the coding sequence ATAGCTGCGCTACACAGTGCTATATGGAGTGGTGGAGTATTTGTCTATGTTCCTAAGGGAGTAAGATTTCAGACACCCATAGATGGAGGAGTAGAAGTTTATGTTAAAGATCATGCCAGTGTAAAATACGTTACTATACAGAATTGGAGTAAAAACGTAATCAATTTGAGTAATAAAAGAGGAATTACTGGAGAAAATGCTAATTTGGAATGGGTCGAAGGTTCTGTAGGGTCTAAACATACATTTAGTTATCCATCAACCATTCTAGACGGTGAAAATTCATCATCAACTAGTTTATTACTAACTATAGCAGGCGAAGAAGGTGATTGGAAAGAAGGAGAATCTAAAATAATTCATAAAGCTCCATATACTAAGACTAGGATAGTAAGCAAGAGTGTAAGCTTTAATGGAGGTAACGTATCATATAGAGAATTAGTGAAAGTAAACAAAGGAGCTCTTAATTCAAAAGCTTATGTAAAATGCGATTCTCTCATACTTGATGATAAGAGCAAAGCATATACCTTTCCTCAAAACCAGGTTTTAGAAGAAAGTGCAGAAGTTACACACGAAGCTTTTACTACGAAAATGAGTCTAGACCAGCTTTTCTATTTAGAAAATAGAGGTTTCAAGGAAAAAGAAGGTATATCATTTCTGGTATTAGGTTTTATGGACGAAATAACTAAAGAACTGCCTTTCCAATAG
- a CDS encoding nickel-dependent hydrogenase large subunit has translation MVDLSLDPISRIEGHLGIHVKVENGEYMDSKVEVSMFRGFENLLKGKELHLAPNITAKICGVCGATHTLVSTEALEMASGLYPSERAIAFRNVAYSLADIMYNNVTVTYLFQSINYSYVIRRYFIH, from the coding sequence TTGGTAGATCTTTCCTTAGATCCTATAAGTAGAATAGAAGGTCATTTAGGAATTCACGTTAAAGTAGAGAATGGGGAATATATGGATTCTAAAGTAGAAGTCTCAATGTTTAGAGGCTTTGAAAACTTACTTAAAGGAAAAGAATTGCATTTGGCTCCAAATATAACAGCCAAAATTTGTGGAGTTTGCGGAGCAACTCATACTTTAGTTTCTACTGAAGCATTGGAAATGGCTTCTGGATTGTATCCTTCAGAAAGAGCTATAGCTTTTAGAAATGTAGCTTATTCGTTAGCGGATATTATGTATAATAATGTGACTGTCACATATTTATTTCAGTCTATAAATTATTCCTATGTCATAAGGCGATATTTTATACATTAA
- a CDS encoding succinate dehydrogenase/fumarate reductase iron-sulfur subunit, translating into MSEKVKVRFKVRRFLNGKRWWQEYEVEVDRFTTVVQVLRQIKETQDPTLSFRASCHMAVCGSCGMKINGKPKLACKTIVLKEAKNGEIKLEPLDMKVVKDLIVDMDEFYVKMEKIDPRLRPEESVLSGNKEHRLKPEDQRELWSFAQCIWCGLCYSACPVTKYNKNFLGPAALAKAYRFISDPRDTETEKRIERVNSLDGIWACRVAGSCSVVCPRGVDPSLAIQKTKALVL; encoded by the coding sequence ATGTCTGAAAAAGTAAAAGTACGCTTTAAGGTAAGGAGATTTTTAAATGGCAAAAGATGGTGGCAGGAATATGAAGTAGAGGTAGACAGATTTACTACAGTGGTTCAAGTATTAAGGCAAATAAAGGAAACGCAAGATCCTACTTTATCTTTTAGAGCATCTTGTCACATGGCCGTGTGCGGAAGCTGTGGGATGAAAATAAATGGAAAACCTAAATTAGCATGTAAAACAATAGTTTTGAAAGAAGCCAAAAACGGAGAAATAAAATTGGAACCATTAGATATGAAAGTAGTTAAAGATCTTATAGTGGATATGGATGAGTTTTACGTAAAGATGGAAAAAATAGATCCTAGATTAAGACCTGAGGAAAGCGTATTAAGCGGAAATAAAGAACACAGATTAAAACCAGAGGATCAAAGAGAGCTGTGGAGTTTTGCACAGTGTATATGGTGCGGCCTTTGTTACTCCGCATGTCCAGTTACTAAATATAATAAGAATTTTTTAGGTCCTGCAGCTTTAGCTAAGGCTTATAGATTTATCTCAGATCCTAGAGATACTGAAACAGAAAAAAGAATAGAGCGCGTAAATTCTCTAGACGGAATTTGGGCATGTAGAGTTGCTGGATCATGCTCTGTAGTATGCCCTAGAGGAGTTGATCCTTCCTTGGCTATTCAAAAAACAAAAGCGTTGGTGTTATGA
- a CDS encoding class I SAM-dependent methyltransferase: protein MRKATNEELREIYNDIPEFYDRANALISFFQDVKWRAELIATVREYCPKPKIILDVGSGKGELSYVVSKLMNANIVMLDYAENMLKNSMVNGDKVLGSFYNLPFRDGAFDAVVSSFALHAADNIEEVVKEMVRVSRKVVGVIAMGKSDNFILRNYVAFYLRFIQPYLAALVGAKPLDYKYIYYIYKKIPTNSQLKEIVKRNMDLKIFKEKTLGAVYIFVGVKKEEK, encoded by the coding sequence ATGAGGAAAGCTACAAACGAGGAGCTCAGAGAAATTTACAACGATATCCCAGAATTTTATGATAGAGCAAATGCATTGATATCCTTTTTCCAAGACGTAAAATGGAGAGCTGAGTTAATAGCTACAGTAAGGGAATACTGTCCTAAACCTAAGATAATATTAGACGTTGGCAGCGGTAAAGGTGAATTATCTTACGTAGTGTCAAAATTAATGAACGCAAATATTGTAATGCTTGATTACGCAGAGAACATGCTAAAAAACTCTATGGTCAACGGAGATAAGGTATTAGGATCTTTTTATAATCTTCCCTTTAGGGATGGAGCATTTGATGCTGTAGTAAGCAGTTTCGCTTTACATGCAGCAGATAACATAGAAGAAGTAGTAAAAGAAATGGTAAGAGTCTCAAGAAAAGTTGTTGGAGTTATTGCAATGGGAAAGTCTGATAACTTCATTCTAAGGAATTATGTAGCATTCTATTTGAGATTCATACAGCCTTATCTAGCCGCACTAGTTGGAGCAAAACCACTTGACTACAAATATATTTATTACATATATAAGAAAATACCTACAAATTCCCAACTAAAAGAAATAGTAAAGAGAAATATGGATTTAAAGATATTCAAAGAAAAAACACTTGGAGCAGTATATATATTTGTAGGTGTAAAAAAAGAGGAAAAATAA
- a CDS encoding DUF364 domain-containing protein — MQNKVIDSLISYAKENDNEVKNVTMGKTWTCVLSRYCGVSMTYSIGNEDLDVRDFGHLEEKTVGELAEYLRSWNLLEASIGLASINSIIEPKGNAEANGLDVALEYGKGKKIVMIGKFPGIQKFKYVAKKFIVLELNPFLINPSEGILPSTAVETVIEDSEVVIITSTTIINKSIDRILELSKKAKAYVILIGPSTPMLDLMFDFGVDVLAGIKVNRPYSFINKIRQGCGMINPNKLEGDISFIIRTR, encoded by the coding sequence ATGCAAAACAAAGTTATAGATTCTCTAATCTCTTATGCTAAAGAAAATGATAATGAAGTAAAAAACGTAACAATGGGCAAAACATGGACGTGTGTCCTTTCAAGATACTGTGGAGTTTCAATGACTTATAGCATCGGTAATGAGGATCTAGATGTTAGAGATTTCGGTCATTTGGAGGAGAAAACTGTAGGTGAACTTGCGGAATATCTTAGATCGTGGAACCTTTTAGAGGCGAGTATAGGTTTAGCCTCAATAAATTCAATTATAGAGCCTAAAGGTAATGCTGAGGCTAATGGTCTTGATGTAGCTTTAGAGTACGGAAAAGGAAAGAAAATAGTAATGATAGGTAAGTTTCCAGGAATACAGAAATTTAAATATGTTGCAAAGAAATTTATAGTTTTGGAACTTAATCCTTTTTTGATAAATCCTTCAGAAGGAATCTTGCCATCTACAGCTGTAGAGACAGTAATAGAGGATAGCGAAGTAGTGATAATAACCTCAACTACGATAATTAATAAGTCGATAGACAGAATTTTAGAGCTGTCAAAAAAAGCGAAAGCTTACGTAATTCTTATAGGTCCAAGTACTCCTATGTTGGATTTAATGTTTGATTTTGGAGTTGACGTATTAGCTGGAATAAAAGTAAATAGACCTTATTCCTTTATAAATAAAATACGTCAAGGATGTGGAATGATTAATCCAAATAAGTTAGAGGGTGATATCTCATTTATTATAAGAACCCGATAA
- the tsaA gene encoding tRNA (N6-threonylcarbamoyladenosine(37)-N6)-methyltransferase TrmO: MELRPIGVVIGPSEDEVNKNMWKGGVKGIIKIYEEFKEGLLGIENFSHIILVSWLHKITEDQRKILIVKPLRMTNLGFKLNELPALGVFALHSPIRPNPIGITIVKLIERKDNLLYVEGLDLYDGTPILDIKGYYPYDLKDVKIPKWLEKSHRIY; this comes from the coding sequence ATGGAACTTAGACCAATAGGAGTAGTTATAGGGCCATCAGAAGACGAAGTTAATAAGAACATGTGGAAGGGTGGAGTAAAAGGAATAATAAAGATTTATGAAGAATTTAAAGAAGGTCTATTAGGTATAGAAAATTTCTCTCATATAATACTAGTCTCTTGGCTACATAAAATTACCGAAGATCAAAGGAAAATCCTTATTGTAAAACCTTTAAGAATGACGAATCTAGGTTTTAAGCTTAACGAATTACCTGCTCTAGGAGTTTTTGCGCTACATTCGCCCATAAGGCCAAATCCAATAGGGATAACAATAGTGAAGTTAATAGAAAGGAAAGATAACTTACTTTATGTTGAAGGTCTGGATTTATACGATGGTACACCAATCTTAGATATCAAAGGTTATTATCCATATGATTTAAAAGACGTAAAAATTCCGAAATGGCTCGAGAAATCACATAGAATTTATTAA
- a CDS encoding alpha/beta fold hydrolase: protein MGKYVEVKSIKIYYEKIGNGKPIVMIHPSGFDDRFYHKLLIFITRDITNIIVDLSGHGKSDADPNQLSGKENAKVEFYGDYIIQSIKNLGLTKFSVLGMSLGGDIALAVGMRGNAENIIMISSSINTRSTFIEKDIENSSNSNPQTIICFAGPNADKKLVEELTWIRSANSLEILRWDLYAWDNFDYTKKLEREINTLIIRREYEQLVSKKMIEDACKYVNACKSLEFNGFGHYVLAEDPKNTVRELGKIHIKLKFILGISILLRQYF from the coding sequence ATGGGCAAGTACGTAGAAGTAAAAAGCATAAAAATATATTATGAAAAAATTGGTAACGGAAAGCCAATAGTTATGATTCATCCTTCCGGTTTTGATGATAGATTTTATCATAAGTTATTGATTTTTATAACAAGAGATATAACTAATATAATAGTAGATTTATCTGGTCATGGGAAATCAGATGCCGATCCAAATCAATTAAGTGGAAAAGAAAATGCAAAAGTGGAATTTTATGGGGATTATATAATTCAATCTATAAAAAATCTTGGACTAACTAAATTTTCCGTACTAGGTATGTCATTAGGAGGAGATATAGCATTAGCTGTTGGAATGAGAGGAAATGCAGAAAACATAATAATGATCAGTAGCTCTATTAATACTCGTAGTACTTTTATAGAAAAAGATATAGAAAACTCAAGTAATTCCAATCCTCAAACGATAATATGTTTTGCGGGACCTAATGCTGATAAAAAACTTGTTGAAGAACTGACATGGATTAGAAGTGCAAATAGTCTTGAGATACTGAGATGGGATCTTTATGCCTGGGATAATTTTGATTACACTAAAAAACTGGAAAGAGAAATAAACACATTAATTATAAGAAGAGAATATGAACAGTTGGTTTCAAAAAAGATGATCGAAGATGCTTGTAAATATGTAAATGCATGCAAAAGCCTTGAATTTAATGGATTCGGACATTACGTTCTGGCAGAAGATCCTAAGAATACTGTCAGAGAACTAGGAAAAATTCATATTAAGTTGAAATTTATTCTAGGAATCTCGATACTGCTAAGACAATACTTTTAA